The proteins below are encoded in one region of Brassica napus cultivar Da-Ae chromosome A6, Da-Ae, whole genome shotgun sequence:
- the LOC125609968 gene encoding uncharacterized protein LOC125609968, with protein MTRPTGSKPFPEANALDAKKPVKENKAYWGRGRGRQNYRGRGRKYNPQDRKSFQWVRSEQTPKGKEHQGNTSQKREEACFRCGTKGHWSRLCRTPAHLCALYKESVKGKEKEVNFAEHSEGTTHLDASDFVNDFEETAIPEA; from the coding sequence ATGACTCGTCCAACTGGTTCAAAACCGTTTCCTGAAGCAAACGCGTTAGATGCAAAGAAACCAGTCAAGGAAAATAAAGCCTATTGGGGTCGCGGTCGTGGTCGTCAAAACTACCGTGGACGTGGACGAAAGTACAATCCACAAGATAGGAAGTCATTCCAGTGGGTCCGCTCTGAGCAAACCCCTAAGGGAAAAGAACACCAAGGAAATACCTCCCAGAAGCGAGAAGAAGCTTGTTTCAGATGCGGTACTAAGGGACATTGGTCTCGTTTATGTCGTACCCCTGCACACCTTTGCGCTCTATACAAAGAGTCCgtcaaaggaaaagaaaaggaagtAAACTTTGCGGAACATTCTGAGGGTACAACGCACCTCGATGCGTCTGACTTTGTGAATGATTTCGAGGAGACCGCTATCCCGGAAGCCTAA
- the LOC106350338 gene encoding uncharacterized protein LOC106350338 produces MAISFMRYHLIEGLKDHYMTIENPLDLWNALKHRYDHQKMVLLPKARHDWMHLRFLDFKSVDEYNSALFKIVSILRLCGEEVSDMMMLEKTYMTFNQSNSVLQEQYRTKGFATYTDLISCLLLAETNNELLMKNSGARPAGTAPLPEAHEIEKKDPKESYYAQDNKRPHGNGCGGYKRRGLDNPNGRVSYSTGRKGNHNNCGRGSNYGRGRGSYGRGRGGISKPSYTSKSVCHRCGMDNHWAKNCRTPKHLCDLYQESLKNKNPETNMIQETGHDDKRHGYDADKEFNQDDLMDFETSDCLKD; encoded by the coding sequence ATGGCCATAAGCTTTATGCGCtatcatctcattgaaggtctaaaagatcattACATGACAATTGAAAATCCACTAGACCTTTGGAATGCTTTAaagcatagatatgatcaccaaaagaTGGTGTTACTTCCAAAGGCTAGGCACGACTGGATGCATCTGAGGTTCTTAGActtcaagtccgtggatgagtacAATTCAGCCTTGTTCAAAATAGTTTCAATACTAAGGCTTTGTGGTGAAGAAGTATCTGATATGatgatgcttgaaaagacctaCATGACTTTCAATCAGTCGAATTCAGTGTTGCAAGAGCAATATAGAACAAAAGGTTttgccacatatactgatctgatctcgtgtCTACTTTTGGCCGAGAcaaacaatgagctcctgatgaagaacagtggAGCCAGACCTGCCGGGACAGCACCATTACCCGAAGCCCATGAGattgaaaagaaagatcccaaagaGAGCTACTACGCCCAAGATAACAAGAGACCACACGGCAATGGCTGTGGTGGATACAAGAGGCGTGGGCTTGACAACCCGAACGGCCGAGTCAGCTACTCGAccggccggaaaggaaaccacaataattgtggtcgtggttccaattacggcCGGGGCCGAGGCAGTTACGGCCGCGGacgaggtggcatatccaaGCCATCTTACACGTCCAAGTCAGTATGCCACAGATGCGGGATGGacaaccattgggccaagaactgtAGAACTCCTAAACACTTGtgcgacctctaccaagagagccTCAAGAACAAGAATCCGGAGAcaaacatgatccaagaaaCCGGTCATGATGACAAAAGACATGGATATGATGCTGATAAAGAATTCAACCAAGATGATCTAATGGACTTTGAaacttctgattgtctcaaggactag
- the LOC106351791 gene encoding putative transcription factor BOFH → MDPEGFTSGLFRWNPTRAMVQAPTAIPPPQQQQQSPATPQTAAFGMRLGGLEGLFGPYGVRFYTAAKIAELGFTASTLVGMKDEELEDMMNSLSHIFRWELLVGERYGIKAAVRAERRRLQEEEEEESSRRRHLLLSAAGDSGTHLALDALSQEDDWTGLSEEPVQHQDHTDAAGINCGGRGGHWEAGQTTIKKQQQRRRKKAIVTSVETDDDGNEGEDDDGMDIVNGSGSGMERQREHPFIVTEPGEVARGKKNGLDYLFHLYEQCREFLLQVQTIAKDRGEKCPTKVTNQVFRYAKKSGANYINKPKMRHYVHCYALHCLDEEASNALRRTFKERGENVGSWRQACYKPLVDIACRHGWDIDAVFNAHPRLSIWYVPTKLRQLCHLERNNAVAAAAALVGGISCEGSSASGRFGV, encoded by the exons atgGATCCTGAAGGTTTCACGAGTGGCTTATTCCGATGGAACCCAACTAGAGCAATGGTTCAAGCACCAACTGCGATTCCTCCaccgcagcagcagcagcaatcGCCGGCAACACCGCAGACGGCAGCGTTTGGAATGCGACTAGGTGGTTTGGAGGGTTTGTTCGGTCCTTATGGAGTACGTTTTTACACGGCGGCGAAGATAGCAGAGCTAGGATTTACGGCGAGCACGTTGGTGGGCATGAAGGACGAGGAGCTTGAGGATATGATGAATAGCCTCTCTCATATCTTTCGTTGGGAGCTTCTTGTTGGTGAACGGTACGGTATCAAAGCTGCTGTTAGAGCTGAACGAAGACGACtgcaagaagaggaagaggaggaatcGTCTAGACGCCGTCATTTGCTACTCTCCGCCGCAGGGGATTCCGGCACTCATCTTGCTCTTGATGCTCTCTCCCAAGAAG ATGACTGGACAGGGTTGTCAGAGGAGCCGGTTCAGCACCAAGATCACACTGATGCGGCGGGGATCAACTGCGGAGGAAGAGGAGGTCATTGGGAAGCAGGGCAGACGACAATAAAAAAGCAACAGCAGAGACGCAGAAAGAAAGCGATTGTAACGTCAGTGGAAACTGATGACGACGGCAACGAAGGTGAGGATGACGACGGGATGGATATTGTTAACGGAAGTGGGTCAGGGATGGAGAGACAAAGGGAGCATCCGTTTATTGTAACGGAGCCAGGGGAAGTAGCACGTGGCAAAAAGAACGGTTTGGATTATCTTTTCCACTTGTACGAACAGTGCCGCGAGTTCCTTCTTCAGGTCCAGACCATTGCTAAAGATCGTGGCGAAAAATGCCCTACCAAG gTGACGAACCAGGTGTTCAGATACGCTAAGAAATCGGGCGCAAATTACATAAACAAGCCAAAAATGCGACACTACGTTCATTGTTACGCACTGCACTGCCTCGACGAAGAAGCTTCAAACGCTCTCCGAAGAACGTTTAAAGAACGCGGGGAGAACGTTGGGTCGTGGCGTCAGGCTTGTTACAAGCCACTTGTGGACATAGCTTGTCGTCATGGCTGGGATATAGACGCCGTTTTTAACGCTCATCCTCGTCTTTCCATTTGGTATGTTCCCACTAAGCTGCGTCAGCTCTGCCATTTGGAGCGGAACAATGCGGTTGCTGCGGCTGCGGCTTTGGTTGGCGGTATTAGCTGCGAGGGATCGTCTGCGTCTGGACGCTTTGGGGTTTAA